Proteins encoded by one window of Mercenaria mercenaria strain notata chromosome 4, MADL_Memer_1, whole genome shotgun sequence:
- the LOC123552039 gene encoding EF-hand calcium-binding domain-containing protein 6-like isoform X3: MTSVPIQRAVSASSPVGTPGRLPNLPVIEHPMSRLGDRNDLAVRGSATYAGGRKGDLTPRGLQRSNTDVGTRNREGGANDLRKSSPDRILNWPPDHTTYRTRSHQAVELSPPFKYKEKPYEGILPEINPAAEDRGDIPDKVDKFPRVGQIPKLPPLPSISEQEEFLKGPGKPFIKSKEYNYQPRTTQELIELIREKFGTGYYGIRHLFKSNDPTGKGAVSREALQRILYTLCGYITPDQYTKLLRAMNLEGKTPIPFETFVQYFKDTEDKKNWVSALQTASLHSSETHVPEGYLRRGDMRVHDPYTSMPFSDAIFKEKCKSKHFDAHRVFPASVFETNGLILPPQLREAYATLGIYMTDDDFNKLWQRYDKEGTGALHTEHFFRLVGLDSQGRPRQTAPYTPRGAAYPKSKQRPHSEIGHTDGIDTSMELQKILKKEGVEEMPKTDRQRIEVPTAKEESDSAKEEIKPEEDTGRKIEIKKTPKASPKLDNIIDCLHYKFEESYQAMLTAFLLFDFLNDSYVSKIDFRRVLLEFGFFISPSELDHFLKKNGMRAIKGQLNYREFLNKFQSKSLNSIMARTAVDTTHPFHGEGSNGSTTLTADALEARLLDHFHGDFIKMLAHFRQCDKYNIGMATKHEFRAAIEKRLGYSMTEMQWEQLKATVGEDKDGLIPYTKFLEFFDITPGSWNFKQEGNIQVAQVPASEMPIPVQVERLKDRAKTEMIPPPPPPPDSAAGKIRSLEEIKTRIDELFKNRFHSFDKHFKAMDRRMTGRMSKWQFGALLKMCGLSLHPQELDRIWATLNVSTDGMYSYSTLIQHFINYKIPHEQKETVIFENMFNVDEAEEIWYDSSEDTKELVETARRIQRERREEQMKRDHLARQKARENNEEWKPELPTYPDKDSPRAVTASTTISHASVPSIPASRASFASVQSSRTKSLLVKIRTDVINNWEGLKSVFKYVDRNGSASIPVNEMREIMSSMQFSLDEDEKAELCKRFDSQKNGRFNYLQFMKCYAQRKNKENQPKAQIYSKFTHQLQAQTLIKGKHRRPTVQQVIEMMCEKLFREHRTLRRAFKKLDQGHKGYLNMKDFRKALKECNINFTNEDFYHLLTEFDQNMDGKISYELFLRTMLTV; the protein is encoded by the exons atgacGAGTGTGCCAATTCAAAGGGCCGTATCGGCATCGAGTCCGGTTGGGACACCAGGACGGCTACCCAACTTACCGGTGATTGAACATCCAATGTCCAGATTAGGGGACAGAAATGACTTAGCAGTTAGAGGGTCTGCAACCTACGCTGGAGGTCGGAAAGGGGACCTAACTCCACGTGGTTTGCAAAGAAGCAATACTGATGTTGGAACTAGGAACAGAGAAGGTGGTGCGAATGATCTAAGAAAAAGTTCCCCGGATAGAATTCTTAACTGGCCACCAG ACCACACAACATATAGAACTAGATCACACCAAG CTGTAGAGCTGTCACCACCTTTCAAATACAAAGAGAAGCCATATGAAGGTATTTTGCCTGAGATAAATCCAGCAGCAGAAGATAGAGGAGACATACCGGACAAAGTCGACAAATTCCCAAGAGTTGGACAGATACCGAAATTACCCCCCTTGCCAAGCATATCAGAGCAAGAAG AGTTCTTGAAAGGGCCAGGAAAACCGTTCATCAAAAGCAAGGAGTACAATTATCAACCGCGGACAACACAAGAG TTGATTGAGCTAATACGGGAGAAGTTTGGCACTGGGTATTATGGCATCCgacatttgtttaaatctaatGACCCGACTGGAAAAGGAGCAGTGTCCAG AGAGGCTTTACAAAGGATATTGTACACACTGTGTGGTTACATAACACCTGACCAGTATACAAAACTACTCAGAGC AATGAATTTAGAAGGCAAAACTCCTATTCCATTTGAAACATTTGTCCAATACTTTAAGGACACTGAG GACAAAAAGAACTGGGTGAGTGCACTACAAACAGCCAGCTTGCATTCATCAGAGACCCATGTACCAGAGGGTTACCTAAGACGCGGAGATATGAGGGTTCATGATCCTTACACTTCCATGCCGTTCTCTGACGCCATATTCAAAGAAAAATGCAAATCAAA ACACTTCGATGCACATAGGGTATTTCCAGCATCAGTGTTTGAGACCAACGGTCTTATACTTCCACCACAACTACGAGAGGCCTATGCTACTTTAGGCATTTACATGACAGATGATGACTTTAATAAACTATGGCAGAG GTATGACAAGGAAGGGACCGGGGCACTTCATACAGAACATTTCTTCCGCTTAGTTGGTTTGGACTCCCAAGGGCGCCCTCGACAGACAGCACCCTACACACCGCGCGGAGCTGCATATCCAAAATCGAAACAGCGGCCTCATTCCGAAATAGGTCACACAGATGGCATTGACACGTCTATGGaacttcagaaaattttgaagaaagaagGTGTCGAGGAAATGCCCAAAACAGACAGACAAAGGATTGAAGTACCAACAGCTAAAGAGGAATCTGATTCTGCTAAAGAGGAAATAAAACCTGAGGAAGACACAGGgagaaaaattgaaataaaaaagacacCAAAAGCATCACCAAAACTTGATAATATTATAGACTGTTTACACTATAAG TTTGAAGAGTCGTATCAAGCTATGCTTACAGCTTTCCTACTGTTTGACTTCCTTAACGATAGCTATGTGTCAAAGATAGACTTTAGACGCGTTCTCCTGGAATTTGGATTTTTCATTTCACCATCTGAACTagatcattttctgaaaaa GAATGGTATGCGAGCTATTAAAGGACAACTCAATTATCGCGAGTTCTTGAATAAGTTCCAGAGTAAATCCTTAAACAGTATCATGGCACGGACTGCTGTAGACACAACACACCC ATTCCATGGAGAAGGATCAAACGGATCGACGACTTTAACGGCTGATGCTTTAGAAGCCAGACTGCTCGATCATTTCCATGGAGATTTTATTAAAATGCTCGCACACTTCAG GCAATGTGACAAGTACAATATAGGCATGGCAACTAAGCACGAGTTTCGTGCTGCCATAGAGAAAAGACTGGGATATTCCATGACAGAAATGCAATGGGAACAACTCAAAGCAACTGTTGGCGAAGATAAAGACGGTCTTATACCCTACACAAAATTCCTGGAATTCTTTGATATTAC CCCTGGTTCATGGAATTTTAAACAAGAAGGTAATATACAAGTAGCGCAGGTACCTGCGTCTGAAATGCCGATACCTGTACAAGTAGAAAGGTTAAAAGACAGAGCAAAAACAGAAATGATACCACCGCCACCTCCTCCACCTGACAGTGCTGCTGGCAAAATACGATCTCTTGAAGAA ATAAAAACTAGAATTGACGAGCTGTTCAAAAACAGATTCCATTCATTCGACAAG cACTTCAAAGCAATGGATAGGCGGATGACTGGAAGGATGAGCAAGTGGCAATTTGGCGCTctattaaaaat GTGCGGCTTATCATTGCATCCGCAGGAACTTGACAGAATCTGGGCAACGCTGAATGTATCTACTGACGGCATGTACAGTTATAGCACACTTATACAGCATTTTATAAACTATAAAATTCCACATGAACAAAAGGAAACAGTTATATTTG AAAATATGTTTAATGTTGATGAGGCTGAGGAGATATGGTATGATTCGTCAG AAGACACCAAGGAACTTGTAGAAACTGCCCGCCGTATTCAGAGAGAGAGACGAGAAGAGCAAATGAAACGCGATCATTTGGCGCGACAGAAGGCCAGAGAAAACAATGAAGAATGGAAACCGGAACTACCAACATATCCAGACAAAGACAGTCCACGTGCAGTGACTGCATCTACCACTATATCACATGCTTCAGTTCCGAGTATTCCGGCGTCACGTGCATCGTTTGCAAGTGTACAAAGTTCCCGGACTAAGTCACTTCTAGTCAAAATACGTACTGAT GTTATCAACAACTGGGAAGGGTTAAAATCCGTGTTCAAATATGTAGACCGAAACGGCAGTGCATCTATTCCTGTGAATGAAATGCGG GAGATAATGTCAAGTATGCAGTTCAGTTTGGATGAGGACGAAAAGGCGGAGCTTTGTAAACGATTTGATTCACAGAAAAATGGAAG gtttAACTACCTTCAGTTCATGAAATGTTATGCGCAGCGTAAGAATAAAGAGAACCAGCCAAAGGCACAGATCTACAGCAAATTCACCCATCAACTCCAAGCACAG ACATTAATCAAGGGCAAACACAGGAGGCCGACTGTTCAACAAGTTATTGAAATGATGTGTGAGAAG CTGTTCAGAGAACATCGCACATTAAGACGCGCATTCAAGAAGCTTGATCAGGGACATAAAGGTTATCTGAACATGAAAGACTTCCGGAAGGCACTCAAAGAATGTAATATCAACTTCACAAACGAGGATTTCTACCATCTACTCACTGAATTTGACCAAAATATGGACGGGAAGATATCTTACGAACTGTTCTTAAGGACAATGCTTACAGTTTAA